A single region of the Mercenaria mercenaria strain notata chromosome 6, MADL_Memer_1, whole genome shotgun sequence genome encodes:
- the LOC128558032 gene encoding plasminogen-like, with protein sequence MVAVSKVPIRGKCLTSEGIFSNARVKQSFAATRDNQCERWDELKELVVDMDFGNETLSEAANFCRDPDSSKSYWCYVVEESKRGECFETSAGYMGTKNTTKSGHVCQRWDVTVPNSHAYKDSTVFPDGSSTAAENYCRDPDGLGEPWCFTTAEETRWEA encoded by the exons AGTGTTTAACATCAGAGGGAATATTTTCAAATGCACGTGTAAAACAAAGCTTTGCAGCAACGAGAGACAATCAATGTGAAAGATGGGACGAACTGAAAGAACTTGTCGTCGACATGGACTTCGGAAATGAAACACTCAGTGAAGCTGCTAATTTTTGTCGAGATCCAGATAGCAGCAAATCTTATTGGTGTTATGTTGTAGAAG AGTCAAAGAGAGGTGAGTGTTTTGAAACGTCTGCGGGGTACATGGgtacaaaaaatacaacaaaatctgGACACGTTTGCCAGCGTTGGGATGTGACAGTACCTAATAGCCACGCCTACAAAGATTCTACGGTATTTCCTGACGGTTCTTCTACAGCTGCGGAGAATTATTGCCGAGATCCAGACGGCCTTGGAGAACCTTGGTGTTTCACTACAGCTGAGGAAACAAGATGGGAAGCATga